The DNA sequence GAAAGGCACTGAAGGTTGGAGTAACTAAAGAAGAAATGCGGCACGTTGCATTACTTTCACTGCCAACTATTGGCTTACCCTCGATGATGGCTGCCTTAAGCTGGATTGATGATATCGTTGGAGAAGAATAATGTTAAGTAATTTATTTGAACTTTTAATTTCATTTATAAAGGTTGGCTCATTTTCTTTCGGCGGTGCATACTCTCTTATTCCTTTGATTGAAAGAGAAGTCGTGAAAAACCATGAATGGTTATCCAACGATGAGTTTTTAAAAATTCTAGGTATGGTTGAAGTTTTTCCCGGTGCAATTTCAATTAAGTTTGCGACCTATACGGGTTACAAAGTTGCTGGAGTTCTCGGTGCGGTAATAGCGAATCTCGGAAACATGCTGATGCCCGCCACTATTATTATGATAGCGGCATATTTCCATGCTCAGTATGAAAAAAATGAATATGTAGTCAAAGCTTTCAACGGGATAAAATTCGCAATTGTTGGAATGATAGCCGCGATAATGTATCAATATGCAGTTAAAAATTTTGTTGATCTGAAGACTTTATCTTTTTTAATTCTTGGAGCTGTATTGATTCTGGCTTTCAATCTTCATCCGGCTTATGTGGTAATAATTGCTGGGTTACTCGCTGTTGTTCTATTGTAAAATTAGGAATATAGAATCATAAAGATTCCATCTCTTCCAGATGCGAAACAATCGTTAAGAGATGGAATCTTTTTAACACATAAAGAAAATGAAACTAATAGACCGCTTTAATAGAGTTCATGATTATCTG is a window from the Ignavibacteria bacterium genome containing:
- a CDS encoding chromate transporter, which produces MLSNLFELLISFIKVGSFSFGGAYSLIPLIEREVVKNHEWLSNDEFLKILGMVEVFPGAISIKFATYTGYKVAGVLGAVIANLGNMLMPATIIMIAAYFHAQYEKNEYVVKAFNGIKFAIVGMIAAIMYQYAVKNFVDLKTLSFLILGAVLILAFNLHPAYVVIIAGLLAVVLL